Proteins encoded within one genomic window of Cellulomonas flavigena DSM 20109:
- the folP gene encoding dihydropteroate synthase, translated as MTSGPLPGVPAGAVPLRLRGRTFGVDRPVVMAVVNRTPDSFYAAARYRADTVDAAVDRAVADGADVLDVGGVRAGRGPVVDEAEEMARVLPVVERVRARHPDLLVSVDTWRSGVARAAADAGADLLNDTWAGHDPALVEVAAERGLGVVCSHTGGAAPRTDPFRVEYPAPGGVDPLDGVLVDVVTTLTAAAARAVALGVDPASVLVDATLDFGKTTWHSLHLLRRTPQIVQIGHPVLMAISRKDLVGETLDLPPDERLEGTLAATAVAAWLGARVFRVHDVAATRRTLDMVAALRAERAPVHALRGML; from the coding sequence GTGACGAGCGGTCCGCTGCCGGGCGTCCCCGCCGGCGCGGTGCCGCTGCGCCTGCGCGGGCGCACGTTCGGAGTCGACCGGCCCGTCGTCATGGCCGTCGTCAACCGCACCCCCGACTCGTTCTACGCCGCCGCGCGGTACCGCGCGGACACGGTCGACGCCGCGGTCGACCGGGCCGTCGCGGACGGTGCGGACGTGCTCGACGTCGGCGGCGTGCGCGCCGGCCGCGGACCGGTCGTCGACGAGGCGGAGGAGATGGCCCGCGTGCTGCCCGTCGTCGAGCGCGTCCGTGCCCGCCACCCCGACCTGCTGGTGAGCGTCGACACGTGGCGTTCCGGCGTCGCGCGCGCCGCAGCCGACGCGGGTGCCGACCTGCTCAACGACACGTGGGCGGGGCACGACCCGGCGCTCGTCGAGGTCGCCGCGGAGCGGGGGCTCGGCGTGGTGTGCTCGCACACCGGCGGCGCGGCGCCCCGCACCGACCCGTTCCGCGTCGAGTACCCCGCGCCCGGCGGCGTCGACCCGCTCGACGGCGTGCTCGTCGACGTCGTGACCACGCTCACGGCGGCCGCGGCGCGCGCCGTCGCGCTCGGTGTGGACCCCGCGTCCGTGCTCGTCGACGCGACCCTCGACTTCGGCAAGACGACCTGGCACTCGTTGCACCTGCTGCGAAGAACCCCGCAGATCGTGCAGATCGGGCACCCTGTGCTCATGGCGATATCACGCAAGGACCTCGTCGGGGAGACCTTGGACCTCCCGCCGGACGAACGGCTCGAGGGCACGCTCGCGGCCACCGCGGTCGCGGCCTGGCTCGGCGCCCGGGTGTTCCGGGTGCACGACGTGGCCGCGACGCGGCGCACGCTCGACATGGTCGCAGCGCTGCGCGCCGAGCGGGCGCCCGTGCACGCGCTGCGGGGGATGCTGTGA
- a CDS encoding DUF3117 domain-containing protein: protein MAAMKPRTGDGPLEVTKEGRGIVMRVPLEGGGRLVVELNATEAAELGEALTSVVG, encoded by the coding sequence ATGGCCGCGATGAAGCCGAGGACCGGCGACGGACCGCTCGAGGTGACCAAGGAGGGCCGTGGCATCGTCATGCGCGTCCCGCTCGAGGGCGGCGGACGGCTGGTGGTCGAGCTCAACGCGACCGAGGCCGCCGAGCTGGGCGAGGCACTGACCTCCGTCGTCGGCTGA